The following proteins come from a genomic window of Pirellula staleyi DSM 6068:
- the gcvPA gene encoding aminomethyl-transferring glycine dehydrogenase subunit GcvPA: MPYLYNTPEDQQAMLEAIGAASIDQLFDCVPAELRRKSLLDLPPAMGELELTQHMMALAAKNVNVGQKTCFLGGGAYDHFVPAVVDALASRGEFYTSYTPYQPEVSQGNLQVMFEYQTLICQLTGMDVSNASLYDGGSAAAEAVLLAMSVTGRSKVVVVGSVNPEYRQILETYFTCIGATLITVPTPNGVATPSEVAAVVDSETACVLVQHPNFFGCLEDVPALADVAHATGALLVQSFDPISLGILKRPGDMGADVVVAEGQSLGTPLLYGGPYLGIMACKESFVRRMPGRIAGQTTDRRGRRCWVLTLQTREQHIRREKATSNICTNQGLFALRAAIYLTEVGPQGLAEVADLCARKTEYARQQIFSGSRLSAAFSAPVFKEFVVRDRDGHVSELIAAASDAGILAGLPLGKWYPELDDCMLVAVTEKRTRAEIDALAAALKGGTGSSIVPHAHTSLVGAPR; encoded by the coding sequence ATGCCGTATTTGTACAACACGCCTGAAGACCAGCAGGCAATGCTTGAGGCCATTGGCGCCGCTTCGATCGATCAATTGTTCGACTGTGTACCCGCGGAACTGCGGCGCAAATCGCTTCTCGATCTCCCACCGGCCATGGGCGAGCTCGAACTCACCCAGCACATGATGGCACTCGCGGCCAAGAACGTGAACGTGGGACAGAAAACCTGCTTCCTGGGTGGTGGCGCCTACGATCACTTTGTCCCTGCTGTAGTCGATGCCCTCGCTTCACGCGGCGAGTTCTACACTTCCTACACCCCTTATCAGCCGGAAGTGAGCCAGGGCAATTTGCAGGTGATGTTTGAGTATCAAACACTCATTTGCCAGCTGACCGGCATGGACGTTTCGAATGCCAGCCTCTACGACGGTGGCAGCGCCGCCGCTGAAGCAGTGCTCCTGGCCATGAGTGTCACCGGCCGCAGCAAAGTGGTCGTGGTCGGCAGCGTGAATCCCGAATATCGCCAGATTCTCGAGACCTATTTCACCTGCATCGGCGCCACGCTCATCACGGTCCCAACGCCCAACGGCGTAGCGACTCCATCGGAAGTGGCTGCGGTGGTCGACAGCGAAACCGCTTGTGTCCTCGTACAGCATCCGAATTTCTTCGGCTGTCTCGAAGATGTCCCAGCCCTCGCCGATGTAGCCCATGCTACCGGTGCACTCCTCGTTCAATCGTTCGATCCGATTAGCCTCGGCATTCTGAAGCGTCCGGGCGACATGGGTGCCGACGTGGTGGTTGCCGAAGGACAATCGCTCGGCACGCCGCTCCTCTACGGTGGTCCTTATCTGGGGATCATGGCTTGCAAAGAATCGTTTGTCCGTCGCATGCCAGGTCGTATCGCCGGTCAGACGACCGACCGTCGTGGACGCCGCTGCTGGGTGCTGACGCTGCAAACGCGCGAGCAGCATATCCGCCGCGAAAAAGCAACCAGCAACATCTGCACAAACCAAGGTTTGTTCGCCCTGCGTGCAGCGATCTACCTCACCGAAGTTGGTCCGCAAGGGCTCGCTGAAGTGGCTGATCTTTGTGCCCGTAAAACCGAGTACGCCCGTCAGCAAATTTTCAGCGGCTCGCGCCTCTCGGCAGCCTTCAGCGCTCCGGTCTTCAAGGAATTCGTGGTCCGCGATCGCGACGGTCACGTCAGCGAGTTGATTGCAGCAGCCTCCGACGCTGGCATTCTCGCTGGCTTGCCACTCGGAAAGTGGTATCCCGAACTCGACGATTGCATGCTCGTTGCCGTGACGGAAAAACGAACTCGTGCGGAAATCGATGCCCTGGCAGCCGCTTTGAAGGGTGGCACTGGCTCGTCGATTGTTCCTCACGCACACACTTCGCTGGTCGGCGCTCCGCGCTAA